The Electrophorus electricus isolate fEleEle1 chromosome 8, fEleEle1.pri, whole genome shotgun sequence genome contains the following window.
ACCACTGCTGTGCTTATGCAGTCAGAATTCTCCCATTATGCACCCTCACATCCCAGAGTCAGCTGCATGGGTAAGTGACCTTCACACCGTTCTGGTTTgggttttcattcatttgtttgtttatgaattttTACTGTGTATTTGAGCTGGGCAGAACCATACAATGACTATTTCAATACTGAGTATTAGATATGAATCAAGAAAGTAATTCCTTCTCCTCGCCCAGTTCTGTTCAGAAAATGAAGTTCTTAAACCATGTGATTACACTGCCATCTACTGGCCAAAGTATAAGTGAATGTGAATGAGCACAGGAATAGTCAAGTGATGGCTGATATGAGcacaaaaatgaacagtttTTTTCCCTACTCTGACACATTTGATTCACTTCATCAAAGGCTGAATGATAACCTGAGGAGGTGAAGAATGTgagaaaagcttttcagtgatGTGGCCCGTATATAAGGACACTGCCCACCCCTGTTTACTCACTGATAAATCAAAAATGTCAACACACCCTTTCTAGATTTTCTTGTTAATGACTGCCTAAATTACAATTCATGAATCTTACAGTTCCAGTGGTTGAAATTTCTAAACCGTAAAGTGTAATCCAACAGCCTTTACCAATACCCATCACTGTGGcaaaagaggagaaagggaaAATGTGCACGTTCCCAAAGCCCAAATGCAGCTCTGAGTGTGCTGCCCCAAAGTACACTAGGCTGAGCAGGGGCAGCACCAATTAACATGCTGTGGGACTGAAAGGCATATTGCTCAAGGCCGGGCGTGCTGGCGCTGATTGCTGCCGCCCAATGACTCTTCACTGGCACAGAAGCACATGGCCCTCCCACACTGACTTCTCTGGTCGATCTTTGACCTGAAAGGGATGGCGAACGTCCCAGAACAGTTCATATTGCTGACTGTGGGCTTCAGGGCCAGGGAACATATTACTTCTTGGATGCATCACAAAATTCTTTTGAACAATTCGAAAAAAGTCTAACAAAAGCTCAGCCAAATTTCTCTACTTGACCGAGAACTGTTACCAAAATGTACATGCACCCCAGTGACTCACAGGGCTGTTCGTTTTATGCAggctaaaatgttttaaaaatgaaaatatattcagCTTCAAAGAAAGGTCTTGAAAACAATAACATGGATGCAAATATGTTATAAGCATTGTGGAAAAACTCCTGATCTGACATTGGGATCCAGTGATACCAACACTGGCTCCTGAAGTGTGTCCACCCACAGTGCCTCATTAGCACATTCACGTCAGCCCAGCAAAGCTTGGCTGCTTCAAGGTTTCCTGACAGACGTCATATAGAAATCTCAGGTGTGCatgacgcatgcacacaaacaaacctgcacaaTTATCTACATCTAATTGAGACTGAATAGGACCTCCCCCCCAGGGAGTGTCTGAACTTGGCCAGTCCTGGCCTGCAGATGCTCAGTATGGCAGGGCAGCTCAGGTTCAGTTCAGGTTCCAGCCTGGATCCTAACTGTACTCCATTATAAAAGCGAGGAAGGTTCGTGTCCATCAACCACACTGCATCCATGCTTTTTCATCAGACCCCTGGCTTCACAAGTGAGTGGACTAGTGTCCTTCAAGCTGAAGCAAACTATTGCAGTTCAAGGACATCTCTACCATGTGCATGTCTGAACTGCATTATTCATGACAATTCATACCTGTTGTGAGCTCAGTCACACTTCATCTCCTCAGACATGTAACTATGATTTAGCCGCACAAACTTGTCTGCCTGCATCGTTTTACTGTAATAGGCTAACTACAAGCAAATAACCAAGAATGTGAGTGATTAAAATTCCCTGCCCTCCCAGTGACTTCAACAGTTTTGAAAGTGCTCAAAAAAAGCTTGGAATTCAAGCCAGATGGTCCTGGAAAACACTCAAAGTATATCTGTCCTGCCTGCCTCAAGGACAGCATAATGGGAGAAGCATTTCCCACCAAGCAAAAATGACTAGTCATATACCCTGCCTGCTCAATCAGGGATTTCACGTCTGAACAAAAACTGCAAGCATTAAGCCTACTACCTACAGCCACTTTTCAATTTCAATGACTGTGGCAACTTGAAAAACCATTAGACCCCTGAAACCTATAGTCAAGAATGAAAATGCAGCTCAGCCTTTGTATATGAAGCAAAACAGGAGAAGagcagaaatgtgtgtgcagttgAAGTAATGCTTTGAACAACAGAGTTATCGCTAATGCTTCTGATAAATGGAATTACTGCACTTCCATGTGCAAGGtcttacagaaacacaaaggtCCTGAGGCAACACAAGTTCATGAGTCCACCCTAAATGAACGGCACTGTTCAAGCTGTTGTTCCTCACTGCTGCAGGAACACAGTATCATGGTAGCCAGCAGCTGCTGAGGTCATTACATTAGCACAAGGTTCCTCTTTTCAATAGTTAATGTTGCATTAAGGTGATAAAGTGATCATTGGCCCTGTGACCAGCACAGCCATGCCGTCTTGGCATGTTGCCCCACATGAGGCAATATGAACTCAAATAACACCTGGCACGTACAGTCCAATACAGAGTAGGCCTGCCATCAGATAGAACAAGCTGCTTCTTTTGTCTGAGCCATTCTAAGCGCCTGTTTTCAGACAAATTACCTGCCATGTTGAAAACTTTAGTTGAACTATAAGACTAAGATTTTAACATTGATGTTCAGAGAAACCATTCCTGATGGGCAGCACTGCCATTACCCATGCTGGCCAAATGTACAGAGCTATTTACATCTTAACATCAAAACCCACCTTCAGTAAGCAAACCAACAAACTTAAAAGAAACTGATTAGCAAGCAGTACTCCAAAACCTGGGTGAATATATGAACTCTGAAGAATTACAATGTTTTCATTGCCACAATGGTTAATGAGATCTGAACATCTTGAGTTTTTCTTGCTCCCGATACAACTAATAGACGGAAAGGTAGACTTTATTCATCTCCAAGGGACAATCTGGATGTCACATCTACAAATGTTAAACCCAAATTCCATATTTACTAAAATCAGACATGTcattacaaataatacaaaatagtgcaaaataataaaacactgcatAATGCATCTCAGACAGCCAGTATGAAAAAACTGACAACATGGTATATATTGGGCTATTGTTTACCAAACAATTAATCTCAAGCACCagccacaaaaataaaatgactgaaaacaggGCAACCAACCATTAAAATAGATAAAGGTCTTCAGACCAGTGTACAATATCTTTAACTTATTACAATAACACCCTCTACATTACTGATAATATAAAAGGCAGCAACAAGAGTTAAACACGTTTATATTATACTGCAAGaaaaattacaaacacaatATGAAGCAATAAGTATTTGcatatgtgtattgtatatatgtagcaatatattatatatatatatatatatatatatatatatatatatatatatatatatatattgcagtaTTTTGTACTTatagtgcagctttaaagtGTAAAAATCATACATCACATCCAAGTAGTGCACAAATTATAAACCACAGCCAGAAAAAACAAGACACGGATGCCCTTAGTTAGGATTCCAAATTTAATATAAGCAATCTAACCAATCTAGAAAATTCCATCCATATCATATATAAGGATTACATCAGAAGGCTAAGATGGGGCAAAAAGGAATGCTTTTACAAATAATATGATTGCttattgaatttaaaaaaacaatgggAAGGGGATAATTAAACATTCCTATATACATTTAATACTTTCAGTTATGTACTGCAATCATAATTTGATTAATTGTGAATACAATAGAAATGTGGATACAATTTCCTTCCTTTCACATCTCCACAGACCTTTAATTCGAAAAATTTCAAGTGGCAACATTAAAGTTGCATGCACAAAATAGGACAGCTCACCTTGCTTGGGGTTCGGAAGTTTTCCACCGGGCTCATATCTGCCATACTCTCTTGAGGACTTTTTAATCCCtatcagaaataaaacatgacaaagtTGTATTTAATGTGGTATCCTGACGAGCGAAGTGCAATCATAAAGATTACGATCACAACAATGGCAACGTCAGTACGCACAGTagtagtaacaataataaaattaagagAGAACTTGAATCTATAAAAAGGTGAGCCTTGCATGGCTAAGATAGCTAGTTGATAACTAAGATGCTAAGTGAGCCTCTTATAAGTAGATCGAAGATCAAATGCCAGACCAGTGCAATACGTGATTCTATGCAATGACTGACTCGTTTTTATATTCTTCAGGAGAtctgcagtgcacacacatggtCATTAAACCACCGGTGGTCAAGAGACATTTCTAGACTTATGTCAGTTAGCGTCAGATTCTCGTCTTGTTCATTTACAACTAACCTAACGTAGTTAGCAGGCAAGCTAATTAGTTAACAAATCGTGCATTAAATACACCTGTAACCAAACAAGTTCGAATACTGCCCATGATTATAAGCGTGAATTCATCTTATAACACCTTTATTTAGGCTCATTCCGCTAGCTAGCGTTCATTTGTTCGccaggctagctagctagcaaagcTAACTGTACTTCCGGAATTCTCATTTAACATCTAATGACCAACAGGCAGGTGGACAGACCACTCTCACTCACCTGTCGGGACATCAAAGACTTGATTTTCTGCATCTTAGTACAAATAACAGTATAAATCCTGAACACAACCGATGTTAGAATATTTCTCTATTTTAAGCGGCGTGTCAATTAAAGCTGCTCGAGACAGCTGCCATGTCTCGTCTTGCTCACGTGACAGGTCCGAGTCACCGGTGCAGTCTGGGATCTGAAGTCATCCTGTGCTTTAGACCGCCTCAAACGCACCAGTTCGCAGCTGTGATCTCTGAAATCCGCAGCCTGTTCTTCTGCGACAAAGAGCCACTTAAGTAGCAGTTTATGAATGCGTTACACATCCACTGAAAAGTTACCTCGGCAGTCTATagtctctttgtttctgtttataatTCCAAATGTCTATATGAGAATAAAATTTCCAGTGTAGGAGACTTTCTTTGGTAGAAAATTTCTAAATAAAGAATTACCAGCATCTAACAACAGTTACTAAGTGTCCAACAACAAGCTGCTTtggaaacagaaaggaaaataaataataattaaattttttaaacaacagtTCAGCTCAAATAGTGAGAAATcgttttttattatttagttactTCAgaaattgttaaaaaataacaagaatGTTTTTCACTGAGATTGTAAATctaaatttacaaataatcgGTTTCAGAATTCCTGCCTTTGCAAATCCAATAGCATGTAGTTCTGCAGTAGTTCTAATCTTAACCATAGTTCCTCTTTTACTCTTGGATTGTTCACCTATCATGGTTTGACTTTCAGTACGTTACACTCAGGCTGATATTTGAATTTACTTTGTTGATGGATAGAGAGTGcacagataaatatatttagtgATTTTGCtatttgagagagaaaaaaaaaacactgttgtTCTCTATAGCACCAACAGATGGCAGCACCTTTCAAAAAGaagtaacttttaaaaatggtgGTCTATAAATAAGATGGGAGAGTTCGTGCAGCGTGTCACTGTAGCAGAGTAGATGTAACACATTTCTTAAAAGTGTATGAATCTGGATTTTCAGGATCTTCCACTGATGtcatctctctctatcccctcaGGAAACCCTATCAAATGAACACAGCAGTGATCGGCACTATTttgttagatagatagatatcaatgtgaaaattattattacagtgcTTCCTCCTGCATTACTCCAGGAGCTGTTTATAGTAACCACACTTACAGGAGCAGAGACATGCTGGTGCACTTCTTTGAAAATGACTCTTTGCTAGATGATGTGCTAGATGGTGTGGACAGTACAAATGTGCTTATGTTCCTGGTTAATAAAAGTGATGTCATTGGTGATTTCTCTGCCAAACAAGGGAGGAGCAGTTGGAGTTGTTAGTATAATTATTCTGCTCCTCCTGCAAAGCACACAATGAACAGATGGTCGCCCACCATAAAGACTGctcacacataaaaacacaatgcAGTTCATACTTAGGACCTTCAAACAGCTAACCATTCTCATGTACCATTTGCCCATGAGGATAATTACTAATTAtatcacaatttaaaaaaagacagtaCAAAGGATTGGTTCCAACTTGATCACTAGCCTTATAAATGAAGGAAACAGAAATATCCTTTATGTAagattttacatgttttacagaTTGTAGAGTTCTGCAGCATAACAGAAACTCAGGGCCAACAGTTTCTACATGACCTATAATTCACATTTGATCCAGAATATATTGATATATTCCATTAGCAATGACATACACTTACCAaatactttattagaaacaattTAAGTGTGCTATTTATAGTTAATAACCCATTTTATGTCATGCACAATTTGGGTTAGACATCCTAGACATCATTCAACTTTCAGTTTCTGATGATGAGGACGTAGTTTGTtggctttgttttgatttggatGGTAGACCACTCTCAGCCCAGCGCTGCTGTGTCTGAGTTTGTACCTGCACATCCAGGCCATCACCAGTTATAATGTTTGCTGATGATCACTTATCACCAAAATAAACCAAAGGCAGGAAGGCTGATACACTGCATGGTGACAGATGGTCGCCAGTCTTTAACTGTACACTTACAAAATATACCCGTAAGTCTACTTACACACTTCTGAAGTTGCCAGCCATTCTAGGTATGAGGTCatcatttttaataaagtaGCCACTATGTGTAGAGATTAGCAatgtcttaaacacacacacacccacacaaatgtCACAGTTCAAGGAACAGTGAGCCCAGCTGGAGGCCAATACCATGCTCTAAACATTGTCACTTGCCTTTTCCAAACTGCTGACACAACATTTTTGATCATAACTAAACCAAGGTAAATCCATATAGTCTAATCACTGAAAATCAATTGCAATTtatataaatctttattttcaaattatACAGCATTTTCATAAACTGAATAACTGCATCATAGCCTTATAATAGAAGTTCATCTGTGTCTCGACTGCGGCAATGCAATACAAAGAACAATCTGATTTGTATGGCATGGAACACCACAGGATACAATGTCATTGCAGTGTATAAAAATGCAGtattagaaataaaaatgcatactatttacattcatatttcatgCAAAGCAATGGACTAAGGGTTAGGCTATATATCTGTATGATTTCATAAATACTCTTGGGTTAGTTAGGTCAACTTTAATAAAATAGTTATTTCCCTAATTATTATCACTGTCTCCTTTGTTGTCCATTTTATGCAAAGCTCAGCTGTGGATGGTGATAAATTATGGGACACAACATTTCTTTTGATAAGGGCTGGGTTGAAATACATTGAGCCTGTCTTTTAAGTTGGAAACATGTAGgtctaaaaatataataaatacatgtattatacataaacatttttgtcattataattttttttagacattcattaatgccattaaaatgtaatgtgttcCAAGCTTGTAAAGCCTTTGACgaagaataacaaacaaaaacgtatATACAGAACAATAAGGATCCctgtacaataaataaatatcaacaTTTTGCATCAgcttaattaataataattaagatTATCTTTATATGAAGGTTTTTCACTcagtgtttctttaaaaatagtAAAGAACAATCAAATTCAAGTTACTGTAGGAAGAAACAAACTATTGGCATAGACCTGCAATGGCTGAAGAAAATCTTGTGACTTTATAACCATCTGCAGGAACATGgctattctgttctttaccaaaTGCATACTGAAACCATCACTTCAGCAAACTCAGTGTTGGCGTTTCAGGAACATGTCTGATGACATCATAGATGGTGGTATGCAAATCTCTGACTGAATCCAGCCGTGCCAGAGACCTGCTCGATGCCTGTGGAGCATGAAGAGAGCACATTAGATGCTCATGTGGAAAAACAACTTGTGGCAAATACACTGGGGGCTGTCTTTTGAAGAGTTGACTCACCTGGGCAGATTCCATTTTGCCAGGTATGGTAACAAACTCATAGATTCCAAAGTCTTCAGTAGCATCCTCATGGCCTAGCAGTACAGAACAATGCTTAACTGATGGCCTAAATGTATGACGGCCTGAGAGACATTAGCCCGTGGACCAGTTAAATGATAACAGCTCACTTGTGTAAAATGCAGAACCAAGACTACTAGGAAAAAAGGTCAGCTCCTTTAGTAATGTTACACCGGCTACTTTTTTCATGTAGAATTCATTTCAAAGTTTCTTTTAACAGTTTCAACTGTTCTTAATAGGTTAGCCCTAGAATTCACACAGAATATGTTTCagctaatattttaaaataaaaataaatctgaaagCACTAGATAGCttgatgaatatttaaatataaatgcataagcTTAATGGCTAGTTTTTAAGAATCATTGTATTAAGGGTTTTCAAATATTTGGTCTGAAAAATGGTAAATGCATAATCAGTTTCAAGAGAACTCTAGGTCGAACTGAAGTCAACAGAACTTGCTTGTTCTTTTATGACACAAAATACAAGAAAAATGGTGAAGCAACCTTTTGTATATGCAACAAAATTCAAACTGTTTCCACACAAATTGTGGAATAGTTGTCTAGCACTCTCCCTTAATATAAAGAaggataaacaaaaaaagtatgtACAATTTTATGGTCAGAATTTAACCATCTTTTAGTACTTTTACtaaatgttgcttttatttgctttagcattttagtttctctttttaaaatacaattcattcttattattattattattattattattattattattattattactattactactccTACTTCAGTCttaaattttataataaaagatatatagatatatgtgtcCAGTTTCTATTTTAGTCACCTCTAAGGCAGCTGTTATCAGCCCaattgtttttgtgtctgttctttctctttctgcatgGAAAACCAGGCTTGCTACTTCCTCCCCACATTGCAACCACTAGATTCAATCAACTAGTACCCACATTAAGGACTATAGACTTAAAATGTTAGACTAAACAGAGATCTccaagaaaccaaaaaaaaaacaaaaaaacattcaggGTATTTGGTGACTGAAGTCACACTGatataattattgtaattgtttGGATCTGATAGGTGGTTGGTAAGTTTGACCAAAGGCTATGTACACAGCAGTGCTTGACAACACACAACAGTCACATTAGGATATGAAGCTGGCAGGGCACTTACCTGAGCGATGCAGGCCTTTTTGGTCTGGGTTAGGTCTATAGGAGAAGAGCCACAACAGATGGTAATAACTCCtccaaaataaagtaaatattctCTAAGCAAATATTCATGAAAGGCCAATTTTTCTTACCTGCTATAAATTTTCATCAACACTGTAGAGGCAAAAATAGATACACTGAAATAcgttaatgtaaatatgataaTGTCATGATTTTTATAAAACCTAAACCTGATTGTAGCTACAGCTTCAAATGAATGCATATATTTGATTAATCACAATTCCCAGAACATTATCAAGGATTCTCAGTTGAGCATTTTTTCTATCATACAAGTATATAAACAATTAGGTGCACACAGCTAGTAACAAATCACAAAGCATTAAATGTCCACACCTCTTTTAGGATGGCAGGTCCtcctgacaaacacaaacatgcacattatGATGAGCATAGAGGTGATGGTAATGATCACTAAAGGAGACACTGCACTTTCTCCCTGGACATGCTTTTCTCTACCTGGGAACAGATGTCAACAAGTCAGTacacaataacaataaacaatacaactgactccaagatggtggaatgatttcccacttgctgtccagacagcagagtcccttgcagtcttcaaacacagactgaagacccatctatttgcagaatatttaaaggacaactgacactgctcctatattgattgactaatttaatacttattgtagggcattgtttatgttgtttaacaaactctagcacttattgtttattacacttatcattgtttaagttagaccttatgtattttatacttctaggtatcagcagtgatccctgtatttctacagtattctagatcattggtatattggactatAACCTATTCTGACTAGGATCTATtcaatgagtaaatgacaaagcacttttgtaagtcgctctggataagagcgtctgctaaataccgtaaatgtatatgtaaacatAGCAGCTTAACTGGTGGAATATCCCAAGACTGCGAGGGCTAGACTCTTTTGCACAAGATACCTTTATACTTTCCTGTCTAAATAGTTATAACCAAGTTCTAAAGTAAGGTAGAATGTTATCCTGTTGCATAGTAAAGTTTCATCCAGTGTCTTTCAGTCTGGAGAATCTCTTGCATCTATGCTTTTGGTCTATTGAGCACAAGGAAAATAATAGCATGCCCCCACTATAGTGGTATATTGTATACAAGAGAATTGAATGTAATTTGATAAGGACCAACAACCATgaagcagttttttttcccccctccaaGTCTataatttagatttagattacATTAAATGCCCCTAATTTCCATGTGTCTGAAGTTCAGAGTCAGAAGCATGGCAGTCTTTAAAAcatacagtgtgtttatcagaTGCTGCCCACAATGCGATTAAAACTGGCCTAGCTATGAAACATCTGAATATACAAACTCAATCACTGTACACAATCGTAAAGAGCAAGTCTTGCCTCAAAGGAATTTTTGATCAGTCATCTAATTTAAACCGTTACCTCTACTAGCCGCCACCACCAGGGTGAAGTGCGTTTCATCCTGCTTCTGTGTCACATTGTTGAATGCCCGGCACAGGAACTTTGTAGGCTGGGCCAACTTGTGTGAAGGCACCTCGAAGCGTGGGCCTGTCATGAGCACCTCTGTGCTATTGTTGGTCCTGGAGATCCAAACACAGGTGTTGGGCGGGTTTGAGTCCGCCAGGCAATCAAAAAAGACCAGCTCCCCTGGATCCACAGTGAACACTTCTCCAATTTTCTGACCCTGGTTCGAGTTCACTTCCAGATTGTAAGGAccatctgtgcgtgtgtgtgtgtgtgtgagagaaagagagagagagcggaaaaaaaaatgtctcacattaatttagattttgtaatttgtttaatttacagGTGGTGTCTTTGAAGCAATTTAAGTAACAGTACAGGCCTATTTTAATTTTAACGAGAATGTCTGTTGacaatgtgtatctgtgtgtgtaatttatggTAGTATCATGTTACTCTTAGTCCACATACAGCTAAAACCTTTAAACAGCATAAAGTGTTTCCCAGTATATAGTGGTGTTATCAACAGGACTTTTTTCACATGTAAATATTAGCTGGTTCTGAATTACTAGGAGGAATTTACTAGTCtacaaaaaacacaatttaaGAGACAAGATTTGACTGGTGGAGCTACATACACAAATAAGAGATATCAGGAGTCTGCTTGATTTATTACACAATGAGAGAATGAAGTGACCTGAGCAAAGATAAGCactcacagaacacactgaGGTCCATGGCTCTGCTATGTGAGAGACTGATGGGGTTTTTGACCACACAGCTGTACCTCCCCATGTCCTCCTTTTTGACTGGATGGATGAGCAGTGTACTGTTGTTCTGCAAGAAAAGATGACGCTCGCTCGGCCTGACTGGCTGGCCATTTTTTAACCACTGGTATTTAGCCTTAGATCCATCCTCCACAGTGCACGTTAGAGTGACGTTGTCATTGTCTTCCACAAGCGGGGCCTCTGAGCTCTTCTCAATAATAGGGGTGGAGAGAGGCACTAGAGGCACACACAATGAAAGATTCTAAATCTAAAGGAATatgacattacatttatggcatttttgctgatgcttttatg
Protein-coding sequences here:
- the hepacam2 gene encoding HEPACAM family member 2; this encodes MESVRAAVSLLLCAMVLISGTNTELIRVKPIVHGTKGEPLHLPVEIDFGVTGVQFQGTWYQTSPRLTHLVTFDNNRSIPNLLLKDTLVLSLPNISLSFKRLDESAEGDYQLSINIFFPGQNKSVTVTKTISITVNVPLSTPIIEKSSEAPLVEDNDNVTLTCTVEDGSKAKYQWLKNGQPVRPSERHLFLQNNSTLLIHPVKKEDMGRYSCVVKNPISLSHSRAMDLSVFYGPYNLEVNSNQGQKIGEVFTVDPGELVFFDCLADSNPPNTCVWISRTNNSTEVLMTGPRFEVPSHKLAQPTKFLCRAFNNVTQKQDETHFTLVVAASRGREKHVQGESAVSPLVIITITSMLIIMCMFVFVRRTCHPKRVLMKIYSRPNPDQKGLHRSGHEDATEDFGIYEFVTIPGKMESAQASSRSLARLDSVRDLHTTIYDVIRHVPETPTLSLLK